The Betta splendens chromosome 24, fBetSpl5.4, whole genome shotgun sequence DNA window AACCAGTAAAAATCGTGTCCTGTCTGtgagttctggttctgaggtGCGAATTGTAAAGTTAAAGCGTGTGACTTTTTTAAGTGAGACTTCATCAATGAGCTTTTAATGAGCTCGTTTCATTTACGCTGCAGCGTTCGTCGACTGCTTTGGGCTAAAAAAAGCTGCAGgtaaaaacacactgaggcAGAGTTTATATTAAAGGACTGACacgttcagctgctgcagatcaggcGTCTTCAACGAATCCACGCAGAACTAATTAGACATAAAAACTAatcaaatagaaataaatgCTTCCTTCATAAAACTCTAGATTATTGGAACGTGAAACCTCCTGATCCACGCAGCTGCCGCGCCTCCGTCCCTCTTCAAACCGCTGCGACGGCTCCCTGTGGAGGACGGCCGCTGTGCTGGGAGCGGACCCGGCCCGTTCGGGGCGGGCGATGGGACCGGGACCGGTCCTGGGCCTTGGGAGCGGGACCTGGGTATTCTGAGCGGGACCGGTCCATTCGGGGCGGGCGTTGGGAGCGGGACCGGTCCGTTCGTGGTGGGTATTCTGAGCGGGACCGGTCCGTTCGGGGCGGGTATTCTGAGTGGGACCGGTCCGTTCGGGGCGGGCGTTGGGACCGGGACCGGTCCGTTCGGGGCGGGCGTTGGGACCGGGACCGGTCCGTTCGTGGTGGGTATTCTGAGCGGGACCGGTCCGTTCGGGGCGGGCGTTCGGAGAGGCCGTCCGCGTCCGCTGACGCCTCCTCCACCGGAGCTCCACGGACTCTCGGAACCTCGTGAGACGCTTCAGCCTGAAAGCCAAGCCCGTGGCCGCTGGCCCGATCAGCGCCGGCTATTTGAGGCCTCGACCCGCTCCCCTGCTCCCGCGCAGCTGTCATCGACAACTGCTCCTCAACGTGTGCTCAATAAAGGACGCATTCAGTGGGAGCCGGACGCTGCCGAACTGGGACAACTGGTGTGGTTGCGCGTGTGGCTGTTGCTATAGTAACAAAGATCAAAGCTTACGTCCATCAACCCACACCTGAACGCTTGATGCACAAAAACCAGAATGAACAGAGACGTGGTCGTGACAGTTTGAGTTCAGTTTAAGCGAGTCTCCACCTGATGCTGCAGCGCCGTCAACCTGGAACCGTGTGACATTTCCTTTCTTCCTGGCTCGTACGGTAAAGCAGTCACAGCATGGGGCCGTGTTCTCTgtgaatatattaatatattgaCTAAagtattgtttattgtttctgtttAATGTAAAGTCGTCATCGTTTGCTTCATGCAGTAAAGATAAACCTCCAAACGGGACTCGACTCTTCTCACTGTGTCATTTTGtggatgtgtgagtgtgtgaacgGCTGCTCCTGGATCAGCCTGAGACGCCGGCAGGTCCCAGCGCGGGTTTTACGCCTGTCACATTCCTGTGGTGGAGCTTAAAGCCTGTGAGCTGAGCCAAAGCTGCACCGGTAAATAGAACCACGTCTGTGGGTTCAGGCTCCAAACACGGTGAAAACAAGTGGTTTTAGAGTTTGTCTCAACAAAAGAGGTCCAAGCGCTCTGAcgggggtggtgtgtgtgtgtgtgtgtgtgtgtgtgtgtgtgtgtgtgtgtgtgtgtgtgtggtgtgtgtgtgtgtgtgtgtgtgtgtgtgtgtgggtgtgagtgtgtgtgtgtgggggtgtgtgtgtgggtgtgtgtgtgtgtgggagagtgtgtgagtgtgtgtgtgtgtgtgtgtgtgtgttggtgtgtgttgtgtgttgagtgtgtgtgtgtgggtgtgtgtgtggtgtgtgtgctgttgtgtatgtgtgtgtgtgtgtgaggtgtgtgtgagtgtgtgtgtgtggtgtggtgtggttgtgtgtggagagtgtggtgtgtgtgtgtgagagtgtgtgtgtgtgtgtgtgtggtgggtgtgtgtgtgtggtgtggagtgtgtgtgtggtgtggtgtgtgtgtgtgtgtgtgtgtgtgtgtgtgtgtgtgtgtgtgtgtgtgtgtgtgtgtgagtgtgtgtgtgtgtgtgtgtgtgtgtgggggggggtgcagggtaGGGTTTCCCTCCCCTTCGACCCTTCGCAGAGGGCGTCGCTCCGATTGGACCACGCGTCCGGGTCCTCAGAGGTGTTTGTGACTctgatgcagctgcagattaACATCTGCTTCGCCCGCGGCGATGACGGACAGGACCCTGCAGTCCTCTGGGTTTGTGAAGCCGTCTCTGCTCTGCAGagtgagaaataaaataaaatgagcgTGTGACGCAGACGTGAATTCAGCGCCGCACGGGGCCGAGGTTAAGGACGGGAGCTGTTCTCTAATCAAAGCACACAGCGTGGATTCAGCACTTTATTCCACTCGATTCTTAGAGCTGTTTTACCTCAAATCACACATTTGATCTTCAATTATTTTCAGGCTTTTATTCAATAAGCACGTTTCTAATCTGTATATGAAGCAGCGCCACCGACCCGGTCGCCTCAGGCTGAAGGCAACGCCTGTCTGTGATCTGTGCAGATGAAGCAGATCACAGCTAAGTGAGGATATTGGGTTTCTCCTCCGTCCGCGGCTGTTTACAGGGCAGACGGAGCGGAACAGCCCTTTAACAAAGCCGGGCGAATCCTCCTGCTCCGTTCTGTCGCATTCCCCACATTTCTGCCACGGTTTGCTGCCGTTGGTGTCACAGGAAGAAAGATGGGAGGAGAAGCGCCGCGGTGGCAGTGAACGCACCGTCAGATCACGCACACGAGTCCGCTCGTTCCGCCTGCGGCCGGTTCCGGACGGGACACCTGCTCCTTCTATACATGAAATGTGAGTTTTTACAGTCTTCACATGTTGGAGACggaatgagcagcagcagaactggagcagcttccagttccagttccatcTCATCAACCTGCCCAGCGACAGCCCCATTAGAAGTCCTCCCAGTGTTGACGTGCGCTGCAGCTCGTTATCGGGCCTCCGCGGACGCGCTGAGCGCTGTTTACCTCCTGCCCGCGTCTCCCAGACATTCCCCATATCCTCCACGTCAACTTCCTTGAACCGCTCGCTGTGATAATTATCAGCTTCTGGTCCTTTCAGGGCACGAGTCAAGGCCTGTGGGGGACGGAGCTCGATGTCAGAAGCCTGTGAAGCCCTTTAAAGCACCTGGTAATGAAGTGATGCCCCTGTTCGTATCTGAGCCGCGGCCTGTGTTTGCGCCTCCTCGTTCCCTCCGTCCTCTGCCACTTTTCCCCGAGTTAATGCTTCCTATAGATGAGCAGTTATCACTCAGCTCAGTCTTGTTTACTTCTGACGCCTCTGATCTGACACTAAACCAACACAGACCCACCTGGACAGGAAACCTGAGCGCAGGAAGCCCTTCAACAGGCCTCAGGGCGCGTCCCCTGATGGGCGACGAGGAGGTGCAGAGCGATGAGCGGGAAGACGTGCAAATCCGCTGTGACGGGTGATCGGACGTGAAGGAACGACTCCAGCTTTAAGCGCCCGCCATCATTTAATCTTATTATTGTGCTGCGTGGCTGATACGAGTCTGGTTCACGCTCATGTTCTTCACGTCTCCCACTGTGGCCCGgttcctctgctgtgacacaaCAGAGCGGCGCCGGAGCATGTAACCTGACGCCTCCTGTGTTCAAGCGCTGACACAGAGGAGGTGCAGTTGGACCCCAGCGGATTCTCCTCGTGCTCCGTGAACCTAAATATATAAGCAACCTTTGGGATCCGTTTTATTAAGGAGACGCGGCCCAGTGCAACCGGACCTGCACCAATTATTAAAGTTAATTTAATAGTGGCTTAAATACATGCGGTTTAAAAAAGGGAAGTGGCTGAAGGTGAGACAGAACCCGATTTGAATTcaaacatgtgtttgtttgtgagtaATTTGCCCCATAAAAGCCAAGCCTCTGCTGGTGGTTCGGTCCCGTTCGACCCAAACCTGGAGCCTCCAGTGTCTCTCTGCGTGAGGACTGTGGGAGAACAGGTGGACATAGTTCCTGTCAAGCAGCGGGAGATTGATGGAGCGGCTCCGAGCGCCGGCCGCGGGTGTTCCCTTACAGTCAtggcagagatggagacagCTGGACCCACAACACTGGACTCTGTGACTGCAGGGCTCCGTGTGCATATTTGTGCAGCACCGGGCTGAACATGTACATGTGCTCTTCTTCACGGAGAAGCATCGTCTCACTTTTCCTACAGGCTTCAAACGCAAACGACTTCATCTGTCATGTGTAACGGAGGTTTAACTTTGGGAAAATCCAGATTCTCTTCCACGGCCTCAACGCAGGGTCAGTTGAACCCAgtctggttgccatggagacgggcTGCCTCGGCCCGGCTCGCTGTCGTTCTTCTCGGGGCCGGAACGTGAGATGCTCGATGCATGAATTCCCCgtttctgctccagctgttgctGAGCGGAGCTGCTCCTGGTTTCCACCAGTCGGACTCAGAGTCGGAGACGACTTCACAGAaatctcatcatcatctcgTTTAACTGACTCTCACTTTGCAGCCGATTCCTAAACCGCATATGTGGCTTCGGTGGCTCCAACTCGGACAAAGAGGTTTCTATAACAACCACTCACCCAAAAAGAACTCTTTCCTGCGTGACTGAGAGCGGCGCTTCTTATCTGATCCTAACAAGGGTTGGACACAATGATGCCAACCCGTTTAGCATCTTcacccattcattcattcattcattcattcattcattaatccattcattcaatcattcattcattcacccattcacccATTCATTCAGACATGAGCCGGACGTGGACGAGCACCGCACGTCTCCACCGTGTTCTCGCGTCCGTGTTCCGCGGCTGCAGAACCGTGGTACACGGAGCATAAATACCTGTACTGTGTGCGGTTTTAGAGCCGTGGGTTTAATCACACATCCTTCAAAACCACAGCACTGTACAATGGTCCAGTCAAGGGCAAGTCACTTAAGCAATGCTTTAATCAAAGGAAAAATGCACTCAATTTGAGGAACAATGTTCGGAGAAAAAGTGCTGCACAGTTACGAGTCTGCTGCAATGCACCATCATTCTGCGTCCATCTGCCAGGACCTTCTGTCCAATGAGGCTGTAATTGAAAACGCACAAAGAGATGACAAATGAGGTTTTCTTGTCCATAATACAAAATGGCCGTGATATATTTCTGGCTGTATCCGAAGAAAACACACGTCCATTATGTGgctataaatattattattacctcAATTAGTCTTTATTGCTATTCTTATTGAGCATCAGATGAGTCGTCAGGAGTCACAAACGAGTCTGGGAGGAAGTGCTGATGTGGTTTTGTCCCGTCGGACTTCTCGTTTGCTGTCAGTTCCCGACTGACGGACCGACTGCAGGTCCAGGAGGCGGCAGCTTCACCGCGCTGCATTTAAAACCCGTCTTTAGAGACGAACACTGAGCAGGAACCGTATTTAACCAGTTAACGCTGCCAGTTTCTACTCTTTCCAACTAATCGTGCTCTAAGTGGATCGTGAGGTTTTTGTTTGACTACTAAATTTTAAATAGAAATTTGCTTTTGAGGGGAattctgcttctgctgcgtATTTACACAAACCGCCGAACAATAAGACGCGTCGGCACATTTTGacgcctgcagcaggaagctggaCGTTATCTGCAGGGAAAGACACTTTGTTTGGTGCTGCGGCCTCAGAAAGAAGCTGTTCTTTCCTTTTGAAGGGCCGAGGGACGCTCTGAATTGGGCTCTGTCAGTGGGGTATTGATTGAGCTGCGAACCTTGGACACTTCCATTGTTGTGGCTCCACCTTATGATGCACACTGACCTTCAACTTGCAGGAGCCTAGAACAAAACCATTCACTCAACTCTTCATCGACAACATgtgaccactttattagggacacctgtGCCGTGTAGTTCTGCTTTACTTTAAAGTTGTGTGTTCATCATTACTACTGACTTTaatgaaaagatgaaaagctaATTTTGACGTGTGCACTTCAAGCACCTGAGTACGAGCCGCTGCCTCCATAAATCCTTCAAGCCTTTATTTCATCTCTCACCAAGGACTGCTGCAGATTAATGAACTCAGCCAATGCTAAACTCTGTCATACACAAACCGTTgtttcacttcttttttttaccaaaatCACATAAAGACTTTCTGAGTGAATAGATAAATTATCAGCCGATGATCTTTTAACGATGATGAATAAATGCTGCATATATCCTCCCGAGTCCCTTGAACCACCAGCCCCAGCAGAACCACTCAAATGGTATCATGCTGCGTGGTAGCCCTGATCGCTGCGCCCTGCTGAGCGTGAATAGCCTCCAACGCCGAGCTGCGTCTCGCTCTCTGTACCATCATCAATGGCTGAATTCAACCTGAAGTCCCTGACGCTTATTGGAGCCAAGAGTTCACACTGTCgtctcactttcctttcactccaGCAACAATGAAAAGTCATGTCAGCAGCATCTACAgtaggtggagaggaggaggtcgtAGAGGCTCCAGCTGCTTAACACGAGGGGTGCATGGCGCCATCTGCTGCCAGTGACGGGCATTACACGCACTCTTAACATGAAcgtaaagtaaattaaaaaaaaataatgagaaaacgTTTTCTCATTACGCTGAAAAGGGCCACCAGTGTGTGTTATTCCAATATTCATGATTATTTCTAAAGTATATACTACgttaaacattgttttgatATTGTAGTTTGCTGATGTTGTAACAGAAACAAAGTAAAGATTAAAACACTGGAGTAAAATGCATAAAAACTGACACGCTGATAATTTAACCCGTCGCCCAGTCTCATCAAGGCCACTCAGAGTTGGATGCAGTGACAGAAGCTGTTTggcagcagcttttgtttgtccCTTTAATCTCACCGTCCAGTTACTGTAAACCAGCACTGGGTTCAGTCACAGACTTACCGGACCAGACATGGATTCTGGCCACTGGCACTTAAAGTGTCACATAATGTAGAGACAACCTTTAAACCTGCTGCAGGAAAAGCACACAATTAAAACACCAGTAATAGAAGATGTTGAAACAGTTCAGGACAATGATTAACTAATAAAGGTGGTCCCGTTTGCCTCGCTGGTTTATTAGGATCCAGGTTCGACCAGAAGCTGCTGGTGAAGAAGCTTCGTGATGGACCTGCACAAAGCAGTGTTGCTCCTGGGAGCCGTGATCTGCAGCGGTGAGACACGAAAACAAAACGCAAATGTGCTTCATTGTTACATCACATGATGAGTCATCGTAATTTCTGTCCAGCACAGTTTCGTTGGGTTGTTTTGGAATAGATTTTGAATAGATACTGGAAACCAGTATAATGAATACATATTATTGATTTGTCTCCATGTTTAATTATTTACCATCTGTGGCTTGGTTGTAGGTCGATGGGTCAGGGTAAAAATGAATGCTGAAATCTCTACATGACTACAACTAGTTTTCTGATTAATCTGCCATTATGTCCTTCCTCAGGAGGTTCCACCATCAACTCCCAGCAGATATGTGCCTCTGGTAACGGCAAAGGATACAGAGGCACGAttgctgagacctggactgggaaAACCTGTCAGAGTTGGTCGGATCAGAGCCCACACCAACACAAACGCACCACATATTACTACCCCAAAGGGTGAGATTACTGCTCAGTCAGAGGAGGGTGGACATGATGTTATTACAGATATGTTACAACACGATTCAGGGGACAACAGGAGAAACCATGAACAATCTAAACAAAGACAATACTTTGTGTTCATATGCGTTCACTTTATTTTCCAGCGGCCTTGAAAGCAACTACTGTCGTAACCCTGACGGCATGCAGAGGCCCTGGTGCTACACCACCGACCCTAAGACCCGCTGGGAGTACTGCCTGGTACCGAGATGTGAGACTTTTAATCTACCAGGTGAACAAGTAGTTAATGATTGTTTTCACTATAAGTTTCAAAAGTTCTAAATGTATCACTTTGAAGTTAAAAGTAATGAAACAGTGGTGGTtgctttacagtatttacagcaaCATAGAGATATAGTTGTTTTTCAATATGaacaaaaatatataatgaCTATATAATGACtgttaaattacatttacatttaggtgctccttttacattcggcaccccatactgATGCTGAGTGATGATGAATACAGACTACGACTAAAACCTCAGCTCTGATCATCATCACTTAACAGTATAAATTCTCTTAACATCTGACTCACCTGTATGTGAGTGATTCACAACTCAAATTAACATTAATGTCTCAACAACTTTTTCTACTAAATTCCACCATCTCCTCAGAACTGAACTGCACGTCTGGTAACGGCAAAGGATACAGAGGCACGATTGCTGTGACCAGGACTGGTAAAACCTGTCAGCGGTGGGCGGCTCAGAGCCCACACGAACACGAGCGCACCCTGGAGAACTACCCCAACAGGTGGGTCCAAGTGAAGATGAGATCGGATTAGACTATCTGATCTGAGGTTATGTGTGTGTTAGGCTCCTTTAGGTCAATCACACTGACTTTATTTTTCAGCGACCTTGAAAGCAACTACTGCCGTAACCCTGACGACTCAGAGAGGCCCTGGTGCTACACCACCGACCCCGACACCCGCTGGCAGTACTGCCTGGTACCGAGCTGTGCATCAGGTGAAACTCGGGTCAATGATGATGTcctctgtcatctccagaaCTTAGGAAATATAACTAAATATAGGCAAAGCAATGAAAAAAATCATATGTCTTGCTTTGTGAAATGAACACATCATATTATAAAATGAACCCTGAAATCTCTACATGACTACAACTAGTTTTCTGATTAATCTGCCATTACGCTGTTTATCAGGAGGTTCCACCGTCAACTCCCAGCAGATATGTGCCTCTGGTAACGGCAAAGGATACAGAGGCACGAttgctgagacctggactgggaaAACCTGTCAGAGTTGGTCGGATCAGAGCCCACACCAACACAAACGCACCACATATTACTACCCCAAAGGGTGAGATTACTgctgattgatgatgatgatgatgaagatgttaGAGATATGATCCAACATGATTCAGGAGAGAACAGGAGAAACCATGAACAACCTACAGTGAGCAAGGCCAATATTAAGGCTTTATCTTTGTGTTTGTATGCGTTCACTTTATTTTCCAGCGGCCTTGAAAGCAACTACTGTCGTAACCCTGACGGCATGGAGAGGCCCTGGTGCTACACCACCGACCCTGACACCCGCTGGCAGTACTGCCTGGTACCGAGATGTGAGACTTTACATGGACCAGGTGAACCATTAATGAGGCTCAAAAGCAGCTGATCTGGATTATTTTAGATGATCACAGAGTCAAGACACTGCTCCGTGTACTAATCTCACCCATGGGATGGAAGACAATGCACGTGTCATGACACTTCTAAGAGATAAGTCAGTTCAAAGCCTAGATCATTGAAGCACTTCAGAGCACAAACATATGTTTGATATGAAACAAGACATCTTAAAGGACACAGGTGGAGCATGAGATGTAGCTAAAGCAGGGAAGAAAGGAAAATGTGCCATAAATGATAAAGGAGGTTTAATGGTTTGACTCACCTGTAGATGGAGTTTAACTGAACAATGATGCAGAATCTCAGCACAAACTCTATTTATTCGTGTACTATTTGAACTCATTTGCATCCTCTCCCTAGACATGTTTTGCGCCTTTGGTAACGGCAAAGCGTACAGAGGCACCATCGCCGAGACTCGTTCTGGTAAAACCTGTCAGCGGTGGTCGGACCAGGCTCCACACCAACACGAACGCACGCTGGAGAACTACCCCCACAGGTAAAAGAGCCACCTGTCACAGCAGAGCACGGGGTGCATGTTCTCTGTTCCGTATTCACGAACACGCATCCACACAAAGACAAGACTTTTTCTTCATGTTTGTGTTAGTGTGTTTTCACCACAGTGAATTCCTTTTTCAGCGACCTTGAGAGCAACTACTGCCGTAACCCTGACGGCTCGGACGCTCCCTGGTGTTACACCACCGACCCCTGCACGCGCTGGGAGTACTGCCATGTTTCCGACTGTAAGAACCCACAAGGACCAGGTGAAACATTCCTACTCAATTCTAAGGCTTTATGACTTGTGGTTTTATCAGAAGTTTTTGTCTCCATCTGTAAAGTTCTGCAGTTCTCACATCTGAGGTTGTCGTTACAGGATTTTAAAAACCACCTCTGTTCTGTTATTACAGAATCGGTGCCTGTGACCCCTCGAGACTTTAAATAATTCACCACTTCTTTGGGGACCTGACGTTTTTACTTCTGATCGCAGACACTCACTGGGAACATTTTTAATTGAAAGTCGCTACTAACACAAATATTAAACTACAATTTTGCTTAATGTGCTGCTTTATGTCGATCTAATGGGATTTCAACATCTTTGTAGGCTGTTCATGGTCTTGATAGTAATTGATAGTAATGATGTTGAGacaatgtgtttgtgtcctctcGGAAAATCTGAACCGACAGTTTTCGCAGTCTGTTTTTGTCAGAATCCTAGAAAGCAACAAGAAAGTAACCTTAATTATTTTGAGACCCTGGcgttaaaccaccaacctgatACTTGATGGAAGTAACTTTGGTAGTGGAAAGTAGCAAAGACCAGGTGAAGCAAAAGACAATAATGATTTATGAATGCGTAGTATTTGACATTCTGTATTGCCATGTTATTTGATCGAAACCTAATGGTACTTAAAGAACAAATATCATGAAATTAAGTGATCAACAACTTACTATATCAGTCACCAACTGACAATTACAAAGGTTTTTAAAAGCCTTTGAGGCCAGTTCATATGTTTGTACATGATCCTCTGTGAAAGAAGTAATTTCCCCCCTGTTAAAAGGTGAGGTCATTGTAAATATGTATCAATTTCATGGCCACATCCAGTCCTGATTTCTGCCAGACGTTTCCAATCAGGCACCACTCACATAAAACCTGTGTGATAAGGTGCGGTAGGCCATAATGAACACACACCATCATGCTGCGTTCCAGTGAGCTTCAAGAGCAAACAAGAAAGAAGATTGTAGACATGTCTCTTGCCACAGTAAATGTCAATGTTCATGACCCCACCATCGCAAAGACACTAAAGCAAAACTGGCATCCATGGAAGAGTTCTGAGGCAAAAGCCACTGTTGATCAAAAAGAATATCAAGGCCCGACTCACTTCTGCCAAGAATCATCTTGATTATTAACATGGTGGTGGAAGTGTGATGATCTGGCCTTGCTTTGTTTCCTCAGGAAACAAAGCCTGATTATTGCTGGAACCATCAACTCTGCTCACTACCAACAAATCCTGGCAAAGAATGTTCGGCCGTCAGTTCGAGACCTCGAGCTAAAGCGCAACTGGGTTCTGCAGCAAGACAATGATCGGAAGCGAACCAGCAAATCCACTGTCGAAtggctgaaaaaacaaaatgaggGTTTGGAGTGGCCTAGTCCCGACCTGAACCCTATTGAGATGCGTGGCATGACCTTTAAAAAGGCTGTTTATGCCCGAAAACCATCCAGTCTGGTTGATGTTGAACAATTTTGCACAGAGGAGTGGGCCAAAATCCCACTGAGCGATGTGAAAGACTCATCACTGCAGTTATTGTTAAAGGTGGTTCAACCAGCTGTTTTAGGGGGGCAGGTACTTATTCACATGGGCTTATGTAGGTTTAGATGTTTTTTCCCCTAATAAATGACATTTGCACTGAAAAttgcattttgtgtttatttgtgttttatctttGTGTAATTATCAGGTTTGCTTGATCTGAAAAGGATGAGCATGAAAAAAGTGCAAGAAATGTCAGATATTCAGCACAGCACTGTACAGCCCAATTTGAATAAACAAATggcaaattaataaataaatatatttatgcaATGTTATGCAACCCTAACAATGATGAATAATGCTGCGTAGATCCTCCCGAGTCCCTTGTACCCTGATCGCTGTGCCCTGCTGAGTGAGAGTGTGAATCAGTGGCTGAATCCATAGCTCCAATAAGCGTCAGGGACTTTTTCACACTGTCgtctcactttcctttcactccaGCAACAATGAAAAGTCATGTCAGCAGCATCTACAgtaggtggagaggaggaggtcgtAGAGGCTCCAGCTGCTTAACACGAGGGGTGCATGGCGCCATCTGCTGCCAGTGACGGGCATTACACGCACTCTTTACATGAACGTaaggtaaattaaaaaaaaataatgagaaaatgttttctcattacGCTGAAAAGGGCCACCAGTGTGTGTTATTCCAATATTCATGATTATTTCTAAAGTATATACTACgttaaacattgttttgatATTGTAGTTTGCTGATGTTGTAACAGAAACAAAGTAAAGATTAAAACACTGGagtaaaatgcataaaaaactGACACGCTGATAATTTAACCCGTCGCCCAGTCTCATCAAGGCCACTCAGAGTTGGATGCAGTGACAGAAGCTGTTTggcagcagcttttgtttgtccCTTTAATCTCACCGTCCAGTTACTGTAAACCAGCACTGGGTTCAGTCACAGACTTACCGGACCAGACATGGATTCTGGCCACTGGCACTTAAAGTGTCACATAATGTAGAGACAACCTTTAAACCTGCTGCAGGAAAAGCACACAATTAAAACACCAGTAATAGAAGATGTTGAAACAGTTCAGGACAATGATTAACTAATAAAGGTGGTCCCGTTTGCCTCGCTGGTTTATTAGGATCCAGGTTCGACCAGAAGCTGCTGGTGAAGAAGCTTCGTGATGGACCTGCACAAAGCAGTGTTGCTCCTGGGAGCCGTGATC harbors:
- the LOC114849364 gene encoding plasminogen-like gives rise to the protein MDLHKAVLLLGAVICSGGSTINSQQICASGNGKGYRGTIAETWTGKTCQSWSDQSPHQHKRTTYYYPKGGLESNYCRNPDGMQRPWCYTTDPKTRWEYCLVPRCETFNLPELNCTSGNGKGYRGTIAVTRTGKTCQRWAAQSPHEHERTLENYPNSDLESNYCRNPDDSERPWCYTTDPDTRWQYCLVPSCASGGSTVNSQQICASGNGKGYRGTIAETWTGKTCQSWSDQSPHQHKRTTYYYPKGGLESNYCRNPDGMERPWCYTTDPDTRWQYCLVPRCETLHGPDMFCAFGNGKAYRGTIAETRSGKTCQRWSDQAPHQHERTLENYPHSDLESNYCRNPDGSDAPWCYTTDPCTRWEYCHVSDCKNPQGPESVPVTPRDFK